The Arachis ipaensis cultivar K30076 chromosome B05, Araip1.1, whole genome shotgun sequence nucleotide sequence GATGTAAGTTTACAGATCTTTCCTTTTATGTgatgaaagagaaattaaaaatacTGGGACCCACATTTcgaatattaataaaataataaaaaataactataaaagaaATTTAATTCTCTCTCTATACAACCGCAATCTGTATAGTAGAGTGCCCCGTATTGTAAACATAGCAGTTTTTTAGCAGGTTTCATTCTTTTTTGGGGTCAAGTTGATTCGTCATATGTAAATGGATAATTTTGGGCCGAAGTTTAGTtaaggttaaattacacagttggtcTCTACACTTTAAAATTTTGTAATTGGGTctttaaagagaattaaaatttataatttagtctCCGTCgttcaaaaagtgtttgatttaatagaatattcttAGTATATTCCTTATTTTAACAGAATATTTTCAGCAtattctaagaatattctgttaaatcaacacTTTTTAAATGGCGAggactaaattacaaattttaattttctttaggaatcaaattacaaacttttaaagtatAGAGACCAATTTGCAATTTCACTGAAAGTGTAAGGACTAACTGTATAATTTAACCTACAGTTAATTAAGGGTACATAACTATATGGTATGTAGGAGTATTATTGTTTTGACTCCGGAGTCTTGCATTGGTGCCAAAAAGACCATTGGCCCAGTTAACTGGTCAAAGACTCGATGATTTCTGTTGGGCTCAGCTTAGTATTATTGAACCCAATCTAGTAAGCATTTATATACCCTAAACGGGTTGTGAATTCCCAAAAAAAGAAAACGGAACTGAATAAAACAAAACTTAGTTtggaattgcaagaaattaaatgttaTAAAACAATACCacttttatgttaaaaaatatttgGTAATACTAATGACAAACTATTTGGTCTAAACTTGCCAACTTGGTTTGAGTTAGGCAAGTCCATTCCGAAAGTAAATGTGTTGCGATATTACTTTTTACATGTTTGTAACAAAATTATTGGCCACTCATGATTATTCTTTTAACTATATCATTATTTCATGCATACATGCACCGTTGCGGTAACTATTGGATATTTTTGCGTGTACAGTAAGGTtgataagaagaagaaaatcacggtatataattttttttaatgacttGTGACTTCTAACATTCTCTTTTCCCTTTCCCATTTACCACCACAATTTTGATCAATTAATGAACCTATGTTAATTACCAAGCAGTGAATGATGGATGTGCTCTTTTAGATAGAAAAAGCAGCATCAAAATCCTTTGTGATTTGTGTGTCACATCATTATCTTTGCATCATAGCAACATGTATAGAAATAACTATTTTCtagcttttatatttatttttcatttacatACGTATACATGCCATTTTGTCTGTAAGTCTAATTCTAAATATCTAATCCATTAGGAAGAAGAAAATCAATTTCTATTTTTGGCAAAGCAAAAGAAATTCATATAGATAAGGTCATTTCCAATAATATCTTTTTAATACCCTTTTGTCTGTAAGTCTAATTCTAAATATCTAATCCAGTGGGAAAAAAGAATATCAATTTCTATTTTTGACAAAACAAAAGTAATTTCATATAGATAAGGTCATTTCCAATAATATATCTTTTTGGATACCTAGAATTAACTACCAAATTCAACCCTATGTTTGTTGGCCGGTTGGTTTCTGTTTCTAGTGAAAGTTGTAGCATATTATATGACGAGGCTCAATAGATAACCTACACTTGGTCAATTGACACGTGATATTTTATGTATGATTATGTCTAATCAAAATCCTacgataattttttttttttacataagcAATATTTATAAACTAACCTTTCATTTAATTCTCTAATTTGGATTTCAATAACGTGACTACTATGTTAACTAATTATAGAATACGACCATCGAAAAAACATTTATTATatataaggtttaattattctgttaaattttatagttttactaaaattttaagtaaatttttatttttttaattaagtctttagattgtttttttattttataattaggttcttgtaaaaaaaatatgtaattataaatttttaattgtgaataccttcaatttgcgaaaaatattcagttaattctaatattttttatattaaaaaatatctaattataaaattaaaaataactaaaaaactataaagatttaattataaatttaataaacctataaaaactaacagaataattaagcTGTCAATGAATTATATTTATATCTCAAATGACATACTCTTTTCATACTCTTTTAAGAGGTTATGGGTTCGAATCTTtctatctttaataaaaaaaaaattaagcctACTTACAAAAAAAAACAGTGATTACTGGATTGAGAATAAATTTCAGTATAAACTCATGAGTAAGAAGACTTTAAGTTACAGGTAACCCTTTTGACCTTAATAATTTGTAGTTTTTTTCCCCCTAAATAAAGCAATGCAATCAATAAGGGCCATGGGTGGATGTTCCTCTAAATATGACAGTTATATATTAAAAATGGAATCACCACCAATGGATTATTTGGAACTATTCAGAAAAGTGAAGTGCATGAATCACTAAGGTTGCTTTTCTCCAAtcaaaagagaaaagggaaataaTTGGAGAAAATGTTTGCTCTATATTTAGCTTACACGTATCTCACACAAAAAAGAAACGAGTTAGGTTCAGGTGAAAGGataaagtaaattaaaaaaataaaattatattaacgAAAGGGAAGATTAGTCCAAGCAACAATTACCCACCCATGATTAGACATGCAAATATGCAATATGGGTTGCATGTGGATTGATTTCATAGGGTTAATAATTAACATATTTTATAGGGTAAAGCTAGGATGAGAAGCACCAATCGTCATAAACCATATAAGATGATGATTAatacatttattaattattaaaacaagTACATTATTCAATGAATCAATGCAatacgctttttttttttttaattatttgcgatatatcatttaaaattttaaaattgtcgtTGGTCGATGAATTACTATATGCATAAGACAGAATTTAAATCACTGATATTTTATTAAACGGATAAATAAACTGGCAATTCAATCAATCCAAATTGATTACAAACTTACAATATGCTTTTATTTAATACTACTAAAAGTTTACTATTGGTATTAGGACTTAGGAGGGGAATATGTAAcctgaaacaagaagaaaaatatttgaattagaaATCATACAAAATGTGATTATTTTTCATGTCATGAAACACTTAATGACTTAGGGTTCGTCAACTATATGGAGGTCAATTTTAACAAAGTGCTTAGTTCATGGAGCATCGTTATTATAatctgatatatgattttttattttacttaccTCCTTCCTCAAATCTAGCTGTGTATCTAATATCCCACTTACATTGAACAAATTCATTGCAAGTCAAATATTCGCTATTTTCGAAGTCAAAGTAAATGTCCTTAGAGAAACGAaacctttttttatatataaaaaaaaaatagtttatgTGCAAAGGGAAGCTAGTTGAGATTTACCAACCTTTGGCTTAGTATTTGATCTAGATTAGTGAGATATGCATTTGAATACtcaaattcaatttaaaattctatttcttattattatttaatgtttattgataatttgtttttcatttaatttaacCATGTATATACTATTAACCGGTTACAAATTAGCATTGACTCATTGTACACAACCTAAGTCATCAACGTGATATTTTTGCTCAATATatttgttagaatataattagggactaagagaatcgtaataataaagacgtaattttttataataaatatttagatatactaaataatgttaattgatcctaattatattctaataaTATTGAAATNNNNNNNNNNNNNNNNNNNNNNNNNNNNNNNNNNNNNNNNNNNNNNNNNNNNNNNNNNNNNNNNNNNNNNNNNNNNNNNNNNNNNNNNNNNNNNNNNNNNNNNNNNNNNNNNNNNNNNNNNNNNNNNNNNNNNNNNNNNNNNNNNNNNNNNNNNNNNNNNNNTTTTTTCCTCAAGTAAGAGTAAGACACAATAGTAGAATTGGCTGTGCTTTCTTGTGAGTAGTGAGTGCCCCACAAAAGGGCACATGCCATGAACTGTTTCCTCACTCATCCCATCCCACTTGGGGCTACATGAATCCAACatcaaaataaatacataaataataaactctctattattaatttatttggaTACAAAATAATGTTACTTGAACTTATTTTAATCATTATTTATTACTAATTCTCGTCATATACACAAAATGTAGGCTATTAGTAGTTTTAttcaaatatatatatgtttttctctctcttttctattATATTATTAGTGTCATCTACATTTAAATTGAGTTCAAATGTTGTTATTGCTTCACACAAAAAAGTGAAAAACATGTTTATTGAATGTACATTTCTCATTCCTCCATTGTCTTAGCAAAGAGCCAAAATTGAAGGCACCAATTATTTTTTGCACAACcctttttttattacttttcttgaCCTCTTTTATACCTCTTTTTCCCCTTTTACACTATATATGCtgctatataataataataataaaaaaaaagaactgTACAAATGATAGCAAATTTTCAtttcatttgatttgatttttctcTACAATGATATATANNNNNNNNNNNNNNNNNNNNNNNNNNNNNNNNNNNNNNNNNNNNNNNNNNNNNNNNNNNNNNNNNNNNNNNNNNNNNNNNNNNNNNNNNNNNNNNNNNNNNNNNNNNNNNNNNNNNNNNNNNNNNNNNNNNNNNNNNNNNNNNNNNNNNNNNNNNNNNNNNNNNNNNNNNNNNNNNNNNNNNNNNNNNNNNNNNNNNNNNNNNNNNNNNNNNNNNNNNNNNNNNNNNtacaaaaatataataatttaaaatgaaaaaaaataataataaagggaGAAATAAACAAGAATATATGTAACTCTCTAACCTTTGGTCCCAAAAAGAGGCCATATGGCACCCCATTGAATTTGTCCGAATGGTGAagctgaaataaataaataaataaataaataacagagACAAATTAAACAACAAAATCTTGATCTCGGTACTGTATCAGATCATTTTCACAAATAAACAAACATCAACATGTGTTTCCTCCCTATGTTCCTATTAATTAAGTGAAACCAATCATAGCCTAATATATAGTATAGCATCCATAAATTAGGGAAATTATAATGTTACTTCTATTTTGATAATGCTgctattttttctataaattcataGAAACAtacaatgaataaaaaaaatgtaatGAGTGACATTATCAAAAATAGGAGAGGAATTATCATATTTtcataaattaatattaatttaatataagaaATTGAAGATGTAATAGAAGAATTAATTAGTTTACTTTGTGAGCAGCAGCAACTCTTCTGAAGTAGGGAACATTGGCAATGGGACCTACAGGGAATCTCCTATGAACTAAGCCATCGTGCACAAACATGTAAGCCATTCCAAACACTGTGATTCCAAGACCCTGCACCATTATACtcaaatcaattaattaatcaagaaattCAATTATGACTGCATTCGTTCTTTTAGATTATCATTCACACCATAGatataaaaagtagttatttATATCGTGAAAATTTAGATGTAGTTAGTTGTCTTTACGTAAAGTTGATAGCTAAAAATTGTTAAATGATTTaaatatttgactaaattatcatctaacgaTTCTCAACTGTCAACTTCACGTGAATTGGTACCGATTTATATTTAGGTAACAGCATttaataaaacaaagaaaaagtaaaagattattatatatatacttaCAGCACCAAAGCAGAGGCCAGGGATTAGTCCTTTGTGGAAGAAACCGAAGGAGAGAAGAGCAATGGCAGGAACAGCGTTTATTATTGCAAACACATCGTTCAATTCGAAGGGTCCATCTCTTGGTCTATGGTGGGACTGCAATTTTATTCAAACCAAAATTTCACTTCTTTTTGtccttttctttattcttttttaaGATAGATATCATATCACATACTTTACACTGATTTGTTGATCACGGATTGGGAAGGATAAACCAAAATCACAAATCATTCTAATTTCAATACTTATACTTTGTGTTTGGGCCTTGCATTTGtaaaactattaaaaaattaTGACGAAAACTCACACGATATTGTCTTTGCAAGTGAAAATAACAGTTAAGACTTTGAAATCAGGATTAATATAATACATGTTTAACCAAAAGGTCTAAAAGTAAGACTAAGCACCGACAAAGTCTAAATTGAGATTATGAATCTTGATTCTCTACTGTGTTTTGGAAAGCTTCATTTGGaagttataattaaataaataaaaatcaaattaaattacctCATGCATGTGCCACAAAGAAGCATGCCAGAGAGCTCTGTGTGCCCATCTAGCCCAAAATTCCATACCCACCTGAAACAATATCATCACATATCATATGCTATACCCAAATTTCACATAGAATTGGAAGCAATCAAATTCTGAATTTGTAAAATTTTGTAATGTAAGGGGCTTACAGCAGCACCAACGGAGAGAGCAAATGTGCCAAACATTTCAGACAATGGAATTTCTCCACCCTACACCAACCACCAACTCTCAATTTCAGATTAACTAACACATGCTTGAATTATTCTTAATTAATCAAACGGAATTCAATAATGCAAGTATTATTACTGTTAGATAACAATTTAGTCAAATTATAAGATAAGTGCACGTAAGTCTGGAATATTATAAAATAGTGTGAAAATTGTGAAAGCAGTTAATGAGATAATTACATAATTACCTCAAATTGCCATGCGAATCTATAATAAACAGCGAAGACCGCCATGGAAGTGATGCCAAAGCTAGACATCATGGCGGTAATGAGGTACGTTAATCTCTCAGACTTCTTCCTGGCCAATCTCTCCGCGACACGTGGCGGAACCAGCTGAGGATAAACCACAACGGTTTCTTCTTCGTCCTTTTCGCTTTCCGCCACGTGGCTGCTGGCGGTTTTCTTGGGGTCTTCCATGAGAACACAGGTAGTGAACTTTATAGTTGCGGGCTTCTGGTGTGTTCTGAAGAAGGAAGCAGGCGTTGGAGTGTGAGGATTGAAGGATTGGtgtttgtggtggtggtggtggtgaggtCGGAGGAGGGGCTTCCAGGCAATTGCGGCGGAGAGTCCTGCCGCCATGGTGGGTTTGAGTTGTGAGGCTctgaaaagagagagaaagaagtgaGTGGTGATGGTGAGAGGGGAAGagaatgaaggaaggagaggggGGTTTTAAAGGGAGAGAAACAACAGAGACCACAACTTTGATTTCTGTTTGAACTTTAATTTCCACCTCTTTCTAATGTGGACCCTATGCTATAtgtttatgtattttattttagcgAAAGTACGAGAAGCCAatagaatatttatacaatgaatagaggtttagagagtattagagatataattattagtgttatttttttgatcagttgaagcttttgggatgagttgTATCATGATATGGTATTAGAGCGTTAAATTTGAAAGGTCAACGATCCTTGGTGAATCCCAAAATCAGTTTAAGTTTTTGGGAAGATATTTATTATCGTTAGTATTCAGATTGGTTATTTTAAATAGTATGGtagtccattgtctccctagcatcctttatttttctttattttatgtatttatttatgaaaaaatgTNNNNNNNNNNNTAACATgtcttattattattttgtttgtattattttattgtatataatttaattatataattatctAGTTAGAACTTGATATCTTGATCGTGATCCAATCTTCAGAATCATTTTGGAAATTTGGTGGCAAGCTGTTTTTAGATTGATTGTACAAGTTCAACTAAAAAGAAACAAGGGAGAAAGTATCTTTTGATTTGTAACTTATTTTCTTTAATATTGTTATCATCCAGGATAAACGATATGTAAGAGTGTTCTTGAAAGAATTCTAAATTAAGTGTAATTGTGTAAAAGTTTAGGATTCAACAAAATATGAGAGTGAAATGTGTGAGAAATTTTAGATAGATTCAAATATTCAATACAAAATGTCAAAATGAATTGAGAGTGAATTGCTTTTTCGGTCAGAATTCGACTCGATTATAAATAATAACATTCAGATAGatataaatttatttggactaatCTTCGAAAAAAAATCTATAGTAAGCATATTAATTAATCCTTAAAATTATAGTTGCGTGACAaagtattattatatatattgtttaagaTTGAGTTATGTTGTAATAATTAcataatgtaattttttttatagaactCTTAAGTCCTATTCGAATAAATACATATNNNNNNNNNNNNNNNNNNNNNNNNNNNNNNNNNNNNNNNNNNNNNNNNNNNNNNNNNNNNNNNNNNNNNNNNNNNNNNNNNNNNNNNNNNNNNNNNNNNNNNNNNNNNNNNNNNNNNNNNNNNNNNNNNNcatattattttttttataaaatttaaatttaattttaatatactattagtgtaaaatataattttatgtgtattttaatatttaattatgtaatatcacatcaatagaaataattattttttatattaattacataaataattatctaaaaaaatgAATATAATTACATAATTATATAAAACGTTTTATACTGTCAATATGTCAAAATTAAACTCACTAAAAAAAACCCATTATTTATTTGACATTCATAATCCCTAAATAAAGTCATGACTATGTTACAAAGTaacctaattaattaaaaatgtcAACATCTACTACAACTCAATAGACATGTAGTTCCAAAGTGCAAATTGCAAAAGATCACTAGAGATAACGATAGCATCATGTGTATGTTAGGCTTTCCTACCAATTTGTCTCCGGCCATGGAAAGTGTGAAATGTGTTTAAGCTTTAAAGTCATGACATTCAATTCAAGGACCGAAAACGGTGATGCGGCCCTTCTATATCCGTTAATTCTATTATTATATTATACTATATATTTTCCAATAACTATACATGCTTATTATAATAATACTCCTTTCGGTGTTTTAAGCCAATCCATATctttttgataaataaaatttgTACTATTNatataatattttttaataatttaagtgGTTCATAACTAATGAATTTTCCACTGCTCAATCGGCCGTGTAATTGATTTCATAGGACACTTTTTAACATCAAGCTAAGCTACAAAGCCTACATATATACAACAAAGTCTGCATTTAATTACTTCCATACAACTTCATTAACATTCTATTTAGTAcgtttatgttatttttatgaaaaaaaacctagttattatatatttaaaaatattatttatacatcaaaattaattattaaaattaaccactatatatttatatataaatatatataatttaatttatttttaatatatattttatattttagtatgtattttatattaataattaattttaatagttaattttaatatttatttgacATAGTTGTTATATATTATATTCTTctgctttttttttattctattacttttcGGTATATCGTAATTAGGCTCATTTTTTTGGATATGCAAATTCTGTGTGTGTTGTGCTTGGGTATGGAGGTGGAGTAGTGCTAGACATGAATgtgagaaattttttttgaacCATAAAGTGAAGAAATCGGACTGTCCGATgtctttgttaaaaaaattatgaatacaaatcggaccatccgatttgtgtGGGAAGGAAAATCGGATAGTCcgatttgattattaaatttttttaattgtttaaaatacAAATCGGAAGGTCCGATTTGtgtaatacaattttttttattttttaaacacaaattggAGGGTTTGATTTGCTGTTGACACCACAACTGCGTAAAGTACCTATACACTCCATAACTGTGTTCTACACCATTCTTCCAcccatatctaaattaaaaagtgtcATAATTAAGTTTAAAAATTAATGTCTTTCCAGATTAAACAATGTTTtactatttgaatttgatttcatTCAAAGATATCTTTATTTGGAGTAGCCACGAGAATTATTTAGCTATCAGAAATTTGATTTGACTGAGGAATAATAATGTAAGGCTTTGGAGACGGTTACATTAATTAAGGAGAGGAATTATTTGAGGTTCACATTGAGTTGTGACATCAATGACGACAGAGATTTTGGGTTCTATATAAACAAACCACATCAGCATCACATGATCACTTTACTCTGATACCGATTGCGATACAAGTATACATACAACGTATGTACCCAAATACAATTTTAATTTAACTATTTAAGGGAAGTGTACGTTATACTACTATATAGGTTGAAgtgtaataattaataattaattaccaACCAACATTTTGAGATTCATAAACATAATAATAGtattaggaaaagtatagggtaccaacatattatctgccaacttctgccaattcttatttataattgtgttttatggaagtgtgtttgtagatgtgtctaataattaatatattttaaatacatatataaagagacacatccagaaaatatatctataaagacacttctattaaacataactataaaaaagacatttttattagacacatccacaaaacacatttccatgaaacacaattataaataagagttggcagaagttggcagatatgctgttgATAACGTAGTGGAACCGACAATATTAATATACTGCATGTAGTACTGTATGTCGTAGTGTTACTTCATCAATGTATTTCTACCAAGAGATATTATTTCAAGATTTAGTtaacaatttttataaaaaaacatGCTGCGTGGTGTTCTAACTAACATTCGTCTTATTATATAATAGTATCATTCAGCTTGATGTGGGGGACACACCACTGTTGAGTTGTTCTTACTCTTACTTATACCTAATCCAAACCCAcccaataatatatataattaataatcgAATTCATTTTTGTTAATAGACCGGAGCAAGTGAATTAGTTTTGTATTTAACGTTTTAATTAACTTGAGTTATTAGTTTAGTAATTAACCTCCATTAgaatttcttttcctcctttcttttcttctttttcttccatcatcagttatctcgttgttgaaaataatgaataattcaagttcagattgtcaattgaaccaaaacaaaattaattattgttttgaatctaaTCAAGTAGCTAATGTGTAGTTCGATTCAAGTTAAttttttcgttagtagtttatgattttgtaggtgaataatgtttcatcgttgatgatttaaattgaatgtaatgtaaaagttttgcattaaagaaaatatttttctatatctGCAACAAATTTGGGTATAACACGAAAATATTTGGGTCTAACACGAAgacatttgggtgtattttttaagaattttcggtgtatgtgtgttgataaattctgcataattcaaaactcttcttctccgtCATCCTctcttctgctgctgcttcttcttctttttcattgtcatcttcttcttcttttttttctcttatccatcttttttttctcttatccatcttttttttcttattttatcttctcaagtttctttttattttactcttttaacaagaataaaaataaaaaaatcaaacaaagaagaagaagaaatacataatgatacaaaattacttagaagaggatgaacttacatttattcaactaaaagaaagaaagaaataaaaaaaaagaagaaagaaaaatgcagcatttgagaaaatatttttttgtatttgcagcaaatttgggtgtaatacgaagatatttggatgtattgtttaagaattttcagtgtatgtgtgctgataagtttggcataattcaaaattttttctctttctcctcttcatcttctactgtttcttcttcttctttttttttttcatcatcatcaccatctttttctcttttttcttattcatattttcttttttgttttaccttctcaaatttctttttgttttactcaTTCACCAACACAaccacctcctcctccttttcttcctttttttttattagaatttcttctcctattttctttttctccttctcctccatcatcaatTATCTCGTTAttgaagataatgaatgattcaagttTAGACTGTTTGAAccagaacgaaattgattattttaaatccaatcaagtggctgaggtgtggttcgattctagttaatgttTTCCTTAGTAGTTTAtaattctgtaggtgaataatgttgtttttgtttgtgaaaattgttgttcatcgttgatggtttgaattcaATGTAATATAAAAgttctgcattaaagaaaatatttttctatatttgggtgtaatacgaagatatttgggtgtattctttaagaattttcagtgtatgtgtattgataagttctacataattcaaaactcttcttctccctcctcctcatcttctactgcttcttcttattctttttcatcatcatcatcatcatcatcatcttttttttttcttattcatcttttttttcttgttttatcttctcagatttcttcttgttttattcttttaacaagaataaaaaaatcaaataaaaaagaagaagaagaaacacataatagtacaaaattacttggaagaggatgaacttacattcgtttaactaaaagaaaaaaataaataagaaaaaaagaagaacaaaaaaatacagcattagaggaaatatttttctgtatttgcagcaaatttgggtgtaacacgaagatatttgggtgtattatttaagaattttcggtgtatgtgtattgataagttctacataattcaaaactcttcctcctccacctcctcatcttttgctgcttcttcttcttcatcttcttatttcatattcttatAATTTTTCTTGAGAggaaaagatcaaacaaagaagaaaaaaatacataatgttgcaaaatcaatagaaagagaaggagaaaaaaatgcagcaataaTAACAGTAATAAAAAAACGACGATAAAGATGAAACATGTGAAAAAAAGGAGGAAAAacgcaaagaagaaagaaaagaagaaagaagaggtaGAGGAGGAGGAATGCAAAAAAAAACGACGGTTGTTGAATAGCGCGCGTTTTAGCACGCTCGTATGGGTGAGCGtcctttttgttaaatttgacccaatttatatgattttaaatcaaaatgtTTTGTATATGTATAGCACTCTTGAAATTTTAATAATGTATGTATATATACTATCAGATGAATAAATTAAACTATAGTCTTgttataattaaaatttgaatgaataaaataataataataaaactcttCAATTTTAATTAAGTATAATAATCGCAGATTTTGCTTTCCTACAAATTTTTAGTGATAATATCCTCTACAAACATATACG carries:
- the LOC107644881 gene encoding beta-carotene hydroxylase 2, chloroplastic isoform X2 (The sequence of the model RefSeq protein was modified relative to this genomic sequence to represent the inferred CDS: added 99 bases not found in genome assembly), whose protein sequence is MAAGLSAAIAWKPLLRPHHHHHHKHQSFNPHTPTPASFFRTHQKPATIKFTTCVLMEDPKKTASSHVAESEKDEEETVVVYPQLVPPRVAERLARKKSERLTYLITAMMSSFGITSMAVFAVYYRFAWQFEGGEIPLSEMFGTFALSVGAAVGMEFWARWAHRALWHASLWHMHEGLGITVFGMAYMFVHDGLVHRRFPVGPIANVPYFRRVAAAHKLHHSDKFNGVPYGLFLGPKEIEEVGGLEELEKEISRRTKSYNNNNNNKNSS
- the LOC107644881 gene encoding beta-carotene 3-hydroxylase 1, chloroplastic isoform X1 (The sequence of the model RefSeq protein was modified relative to this genomic sequence to represent the inferred CDS: added 99 bases not found in genome assembly), which codes for MAAGLSAAIAWKPLLRPHHHHHHKHQSFNPHTPTPASFFRTHQKPATIKFTTCVLMEDPKKTASSHVAESEKDEEETVVVYPQLVPPRVAERLARKKSERLTYLITAMMSSFGITSMAVFAVYYRFAWQFEGGEIPLSEMFGTFALSVGAAVGMEFWARWAHRALWHASLWHMHESHHRPRDGPFELNDVFAIINAVPAIALLSFGFFHKGLIPGLCFGAGLGITVFGMAYMFVHDGLVHRRFPVGPIANVPYFRRVAAAHKLHHSDKFNGVPYGLFLGPKEIEEVGGLEELEKEISRRTKSYNNNNNNKNSS